Genomic segment of Dactylococcopsis salina PCC 8305:
GTGCCGCCGAAAAAGAGCCAAAACACTATACAGAATTGGAGTTTTCTTCTCCTCCTGAAGTGAAACTTCCCGACTATCAAACCTTGACTTTAAACAATGGAATTAAAATTTATTTGATTGAAGATCATGAGTTTCCTTTAGTGAGTGGAACAGCAATTTTTCGCACGGGATCGCGATTAGAATCAGCAGAAAAAGTGGGATTAGCGTCTTTAACGGGAACGGTGATGCGAAGTGGGGGAACTCAACAACATCCCCCTGATCAATTAAATCAGATTTTAGAACAACGCGCCGCCTCGATCGAAACGGGAATTGGAACAACGTCAGGAAACGCAAGTTTTGATTGTTTAACTAAAGATTTGGACACCGTTTTTAATTTATTTACAGAAGTGATTAAAACCCCTGCTTTTGCGGAAGATAAATTTGCTTTAGCCAAACAACAAGTTAGAGGAAATATTGCTCGTAGAAATGATGATCCTGGAGATATTGCTGATCGAGAATTTAAGAAGTTAATCTATGGTGAAAATAGCCCTTATGCGCGGAAAGTGGAATATAACACCTTAAGCAATATCTCTCGTCAGGATGTAATTGATTTTTATCAAAGCTATATTCGTCCCGAAGAAATGTTATTAGGAATTGTGGGAGATTTTGATGCAAAAATGATGCGCGATCGCATCGAAAACGCCTTTGGTAATTGGCAAGTTTCCACACCAAAACCCAACTATGATCTCCCTCCTGTAGAAGCAAAAAACACCGATGGCATTTACTTTGTTGAACAGCCACAGGTGAGCCAATCTTACGTCGAAATTGGACATCTTGGCGGTCAATTAGACAATCCCGATTATCCTGCTTTAAGAGTTTTAAATGGGTCATTAAACGGCTTTGGTGGTACACTCTATAATGATCTGCGATCGAGACAAGGACTCGCTTATTCTGTGTATGGAGTCTGGAGTTCTCGCTACGACTATCTAGGTTATTTTATTGCGGGTGGACAAACTCGATCGAGCGCCACCGTTCCCTTTATTAAATCAATTGCGGAAGAAATCAAAAAAGTCCAAGAAAATCCCCTTTCTGACAGTCAACTCCAATACGCAAAATCATCAATTCTCAACTCATTTATTTTCAACTTTCAACAACCCTCACAAACCCTCTCTCGTCTCATGCGTTACGACTATTACGATTATCCCTCCGACTTTATATTTGAATTTCAAAAAGGAGTCAAACAAACCACAAAAGAAGATGTGCAACGAGTCGCCAACACTTATTTAAAACCAGAAAAAATGGTTAAACTGGTAGTCGGTAATCGTGATGAAATCAACCCTGATCTCAGCACATTAGACGAACCAATAACCACCGTTGATATTTCCATGTAGAGACGTTCGATGTAGAGACGTTCCATGGAACGTCTCTACATCGAACAAGACAACCAACTAATGAATTAGAAACAATAAATAACCATGGACGAACTAAGAACCGCTCTCGAATTAGCCACAGAAGAAGAACTACAACAAATTACTGAAATTTTATTTTGTCGCCGTTTTAATCCCCTCGATTATTTTGGCACACCAGAACCTACAGAAATTCAAAGTAAAGAACATGATTCTTGGCTAGACGCATTAGAACATCGTTTTCGCTTTCTCGCCGCCGATGGCTTTACCGTTTTAAGAAAGCGTAGCCAACAACTTAGTTATCGTCAAATTTTAATACGAGTTTCTAACTATTTAAAACTTTCCTATTCTAATCAACTTTCTACCACTGATCTCGAAGCCGAAATCTTCCTACATTTGATGAGTCGCGCTTGGAAAGAACTTCCAGAAGCAGAAAAAGCCTCAATTACCGCCAAAGTCCAAAACTCTCTCGCCACCGCAAAAGCACCCGCACCGCTTCCGCCGCAAATTCAACATAACCCTATGAATTTCTTGCTAAAAAGCGGGGGAGTAGTCGCCGTTAGTTCCGTTTTACGTCCTTGGTTACTCCAACAAATCGCCCGTCAGTTTGCGCTACACTTTGCACGGTATCAAGTAGCAAAAAACGCTCTCATTCGTGGCGGAACCGCCGCCGCCGCGCAAATTCAAGGTCAATTGGCACTCCGTAGCGCCCAACACGGGATGGCTTTGAGTGCCGCTCGTTATGGAGCAGTGCGAACCGTCTTTTCTTTTCTCGGACCGATTTTATGGGGCTGTTTAGTGGCTGATCTCGGCTGGAAAACGATCGCGACGAATTATGGGCGCATTATCCCCATCGTGTTCACATTGGCTCAAATTCGCCTTCTCCGTGAAGAAGACGCTAACTGGGAATTAGCATGAGTGATTGGTCAGAAGCGAAGGAAAAATTATGGCGGTGGGGACAAGGGATGTTTCTGATTTTTCCTTTACTTCCCACTTGGGGATCATTGGGGTTATTTTTGATCGCCTGTGTTACCCTCAAACAACATGGAAAAGCAGTGTTAAAACGTCCTTTAACTTGGGGATTAATCGGCTTAACCTGCTGGTTATTGCTAACAACATTTACCGCAGAATATCAGCAAGAAGCAGGATTAGGACTCGCTAATTTTATTCCCTTTTTTATTGTCTTCTTAGGAATTAGTTTACTAATTGAAACCCCGCATCAGTTACGACGATTAGCAGAATTAGGAGTCATTACTGCAATTCCTGTGGCAATTTTAGGACTCGGACAAGTAATTGGAAATTGGACAACTCCCGAAAGTTTACAACCGTTATTGGGTTGGATTTTAGCAGCAAATGGCAACCCATCGGGACGATTAGCTTCGGTTTTTATGTATGCCAATATTGCGGCTGCTTATCTGTTAGTTACCTTTACTTTCGCTTGCGGTTTGTGGGTGGAAGCCTATCGTCAACGTCGAGAAAAATTGTGGCGCTGGTTCAGTTTAAATGTCATTGTTTTAATCATCGCGTTGGCTTTGATTTTAACCAGTTCTCGCAATGCTTGGGGAATCGCTTTCTTAGTTGGTATTAGTTTTATTATTTATCTAAAATGGCGTTGGTTACTGACTTTAATCGGAATAATGATTAGTGCGATTCTTGGCGCAGCGTTCGCACCTTCTCCTTTTAATTTATGGTTACGCCAAATTGTACCGCGCTATTTTTGGGCGCGAATTAATGATCAAATGTACACCGATCGAGCAGTAGAAACCCTCCGTAGTACGCAATGGGAATTTACCTGGAATTTAATCCAAGAAAACCCTTTTTTCGGTTGGGGATTACGCAATTTTACGCCTCTTTATCAAGAAAAAATGGAAATCTGGTTAGGACATCCTCATAATTTATTCTTAATGTTAGCTGCAGAAATTGGCATTTTAGGAATGATTTTACTATTAATTTTAGTAGGGAGCGCGATCGTCCGTGCGAGTTTAATATTAAGCATTTGGTCTGCTCTTACTCCCACTCCCAAAGGGAAACAATGGCAACAAGATCAACTCATTTTTTTAACCCTTATCATTGCTTTTTGCGCGCTTACGCTTTTCAACTTCCTCGATGTCACCTTATTTGATTTAAGAATCAACCTTTTAGCTTGGTTATTGTTAGCCGCAATTAATGGGGTCGGTCATTATTACCGTCAATTAAAACTGGGACTAAAATTAATGGACTAAATGATTTTGAATCGCCCATCGTGCCAATTCTGTGCGATTATGAAGGCGCGTTTTATTCAACATATTGGAAACATGAGATTCAACGGTACGCTGACTGACGTTGAGTTTTTCCGCAATTTCTCGATTCGCTAATCCTTCCGACACAAATTGCACCACTTTTGTTTCTGTACGAGTGAGAGTAACATTATTAGGAACGTGAATTTTTGCCCCTTCTTCTAAGTCAACGTTGCTTTCATATCTTTCTTGAAAACGGTTAACTTGTTTCAGAGAAGACTCCACTTGCGCCACTAATTCTTCTGGTTCAAATGGCTTCACTAAATACACATCCGCACCTTTGGTTAATCCCTTAACGCGATCGGTGGTTTGTCCTTTTGCAGATAAAAAGATCACAGGAATCCAACTGATGCGACTATCCTCTCTGATTCGTTCTACCATCTCATAACCATCTATATCTGGCATCATAATGTCACAGATAATCAGATCAGGAATATATTTTTCTAGGATGTCCAGCACTTCTTGACCATTATCCGCACTTTTGACTTCATACCCCTGAAACTCCAGATAGTCTTGGATTAATAGGATTAAATTCGGATCGTCATCAACTAACAGTAATTGCCTTGGTTTTTGATCCCTGTTTTTGTCTTGCATATTTTGAGTAAAAAATTACATACTTAGGTATTTTACCGTAATTTTTTCAAGAATCATCATTTTGTGATGTAATGTTTAGCTCAGAGTGAGGAAGGTCATGGCGTAACAACAGATAGTCCGTCACGATTTGATTGTTGAGTAAATGTTCTTGAATAATTCGCTCGATCGCGATCGGTGTTACCTTCTGATACCACACCCCTTCGGGATAAATCAACAAAATCGGTCCACCCTCACAAACTCGCAAACAATTCGCCTTCGTCCGAAACACAAAACAAGGCGGATCAGCACTGGGTTGATCTAATCCTAGCTCTTTCAGTCGCCGTTTCAAATAATTCCAAGACTCTAACCCTTCCTCATGGGAACAACATTTGGGTTTCGTCTGATCCGCACACAAAAAAATGTGTCGTTGAATTTTCTGTAATCCTAGTTTTTCAAGGTTTGTTATTGCTTCTTGGTTCATTGCATCATTAATTATTAAT
This window contains:
- a CDS encoding (2Fe-2S) ferredoxin domain-containing protein, with translation MNQEAITNLEKLGLQKIQRHIFLCADQTKPKCCSHEEGLESWNYLKRRLKELGLDQPSADPPCFVFRTKANCLRVCEGGPILLIYPEGVWYQKVTPIAIERIIQEHLLNNQIVTDYLLLRHDLPHSELNITSQNDDS
- a CDS encoding O-antigen ligase family protein — protein: MSDWSEAKEKLWRWGQGMFLIFPLLPTWGSLGLFLIACVTLKQHGKAVLKRPLTWGLIGLTCWLLLTTFTAEYQQEAGLGLANFIPFFIVFLGISLLIETPHQLRRLAELGVITAIPVAILGLGQVIGNWTTPESLQPLLGWILAANGNPSGRLASVFMYANIAAAYLLVTFTFACGLWVEAYRQRREKLWRWFSLNVIVLIIALALILTSSRNAWGIAFLVGISFIIYLKWRWLLTLIGIMISAILGAAFAPSPFNLWLRQIVPRYFWARINDQMYTDRAVETLRSTQWEFTWNLIQENPFFGWGLRNFTPLYQEKMEIWLGHPHNLFLMLAAEIGILGMILLLILVGSAIVRASLILSIWSALTPTPKGKQWQQDQLIFLTLIIAFCALTLFNFLDVTLFDLRINLLAWLLLAAINGVGHYYRQLKLGLKLMD
- a CDS encoding M16 family metallopeptidase produces the protein MNRIKWLGLVILVSLFVIIGNSDLLASAAEKEPKHYTELEFSSPPEVKLPDYQTLTLNNGIKIYLIEDHEFPLVSGTAIFRTGSRLESAEKVGLASLTGTVMRSGGTQQHPPDQLNQILEQRAASIETGIGTTSGNASFDCLTKDLDTVFNLFTEVIKTPAFAEDKFALAKQQVRGNIARRNDDPGDIADREFKKLIYGENSPYARKVEYNTLSNISRQDVIDFYQSYIRPEEMLLGIVGDFDAKMMRDRIENAFGNWQVSTPKPNYDLPPVEAKNTDGIYFVEQPQVSQSYVEIGHLGGQLDNPDYPALRVLNGSLNGFGGTLYNDLRSRQGLAYSVYGVWSSRYDYLGYFIAGGQTRSSATVPFIKSIAEEIKKVQENPLSDSQLQYAKSSILNSFIFNFQQPSQTLSRLMRYDYYDYPSDFIFEFQKGVKQTTKEDVQRVANTYLKPEKMVKLVVGNRDEINPDLSTLDEPITTVDISM
- a CDS encoding YaaW family protein, which codes for MDELRTALELATEEELQQITEILFCRRFNPLDYFGTPEPTEIQSKEHDSWLDALEHRFRFLAADGFTVLRKRSQQLSYRQILIRVSNYLKLSYSNQLSTTDLEAEIFLHLMSRAWKELPEAEKASITAKVQNSLATAKAPAPLPPQIQHNPMNFLLKSGGVVAVSSVLRPWLLQQIARQFALHFARYQVAKNALIRGGTAAAAQIQGQLALRSAQHGMALSAARYGAVRTVFSFLGPILWGCLVADLGWKTIATNYGRIIPIVFTLAQIRLLREEDANWELA
- a CDS encoding response regulator transcription factor, with translation MQDKNRDQKPRQLLLVDDDPNLILLIQDYLEFQGYEVKSADNGQEVLDILEKYIPDLIICDIMMPDIDGYEMVERIREDSRISWIPVIFLSAKGQTTDRVKGLTKGADVYLVKPFEPEELVAQVESSLKQVNRFQERYESNVDLEEGAKIHVPNNVTLTRTETKVVQFVSEGLANREIAEKLNVSQRTVESHVSNMLNKTRLHNRTELARWAIQNHLVH